A window of the Helianthus annuus cultivar XRQ/B chromosome 4, HanXRQr2.0-SUNRISE, whole genome shotgun sequence genome harbors these coding sequences:
- the LOC110888894 gene encoding formin-like protein 14 — MVVVVVWVEDGGLTINNAAQSKRQRKRSNARWTIRTRRTIPSAHPAASFSSSNSHDQWGHSFEPARHSVSLSWSPSFHPSFGLPVPDEPQHSQHSHNLHHSYESHQSYHSLHSHSFHHSDSTYSPAQFNPNDYVNDFLGYNPLGPEDHFPHEMETDDDPDPEMKTGTPGHPISISSGSPYQGSPYQGPGPFKESWSKYEWEFTPSYHNSPAQPPLLEPQLQPVSPPPLPVEEPPQQPPHPPPEPPRRRRNARMSVRGGPRFASPHGSSSYPPIPEDPQMGRPSNAMQEDNPPPVSNAPPPPMGFDNPIPTYPGSSVYNPFENPSGYPSNYGNHDPYLSAAQYNALYPSSYPPVYPTGYPVQGYQYPPYQQPPPP; from the exons ATGGTGGTGGTTGTAGTTTGGGTTGAAGACGGTG GATTAACCATCAACAATGCCGCCCAGAGTAAGAGGCAAAGGAAAAGGTCCAATGCGAGGTGGACCATCAGGACACGCAGGACCATCCCATCGGCGCACCCGGCTGCGTCGTTTTCTAGCTCAAACTCTCATGACCAGTGGGGTCATTCCTTCGAACCAGCGAGACACTCTGTCTCGTTGAGCTGGTCACCTTCTTTTCATCCATCATTCGGGCTGCCTGTTCCAGACGAGCCCCAACATTCGCAACACTCCCACAATTTGCATCATTCGTATGAGTCTCACCAATCCTATCATTCCTTGCATTCTCATTCGTTTCATCATTCGGATTCTACCTACTCTCCAGCCCAATTCAATCCCAATGACTATGTCAATGACTTTTTGGGATACAACCCTTTGGGACCCGAGGATCACTTTCCTCATGAAATGGAGACGGATGACGACCCGGACCCAGAAATGAAAACCGGAACACCGGGCCACCCTATCAGTATTTCGAGCGGTTCTCCATATCAAGGATCGCCGTACCAAGGGCCCGGTCCATTTAAAGAATCGTGGTCAAAGTATGAATGGGAATTCACCCCTTCATATCATAACTCTCCTGCTCAACCTCCTTTGCTTGAACCTCAGCTTCAACCAGTTTCTCCTCCACCTCTTCCTGTTGAGGAGCCGCCTCAACAGCCTCCTCATCCACCTCCCGAGCCGCCAAGGCGGAGGAGGAATGCTCGAATGTCTGTGCGTGGGGGACCACGGTTCGCATCCCCTCATGGTTCAAGTTCTTACCCTCCTATTCCCGAGGACCCCCAAATGGGTCGACCCTCGAACGCCATGCAGGAAGACAATCCTCCGCCAGTTTCAAATGCACCACCGCCACCAATGGGTTTCGACAACCCAATCCCGACTTACCCAGGTTCTTCTGTGTACAACCCTTTCGAAAACCCATCTGGATACCCATCGAATTATGGAAACCATGATCCATACCTTTCAGCTGCACAATACAATGCACTTTATCCCTCTTCTTACCCTCCAGTTTATCCAACTGGATATCCGGTGCAGGGTTACCAATACCCACCTTACCAGCAACCTCCTCCTCCCTAA